One Paenibacillus riograndensis SBR5 DNA segment encodes these proteins:
- a CDS encoding AraC family transcriptional regulator yields the protein MEVFPVFTGEYLFDSCSPVQMLLTHETVTSVRHQHDFLELAYVVQGEGIHLAAEDKMQVVQGDLLVIPPGVSHVFQPLDLTGSEPLIILNCMLRPELCRIPGELPGQYSEEDMVPLLKLLELKQWFGYRENNVELSFLLRRMQGIHNNGSAEDQQQLYPLLFELAKLILPAASVPFTQQPQINEDPLHDVILYMISNFSEKITLKEISRQIAMSSRQFQRLFKIKTGRSYIQMLQEIRMKYSCMLLMFTKLGIQAIALEVGIYDMKYFYRLFREYSGMTPACYRNRFHSHFLSAKEMMSNAEHCSR from the coding sequence ATGGAAGTTTTTCCGGTATTTACTGGGGAATATCTATTTGACTCCTGTTCACCGGTTCAAATGCTCCTGACTCACGAAACGGTCACTTCCGTACGTCATCAGCACGATTTTTTGGAGCTCGCTTATGTGGTTCAGGGGGAAGGAATCCATCTGGCCGCTGAGGATAAAATGCAGGTTGTGCAGGGGGATTTGCTGGTTATCCCGCCTGGGGTATCCCATGTCTTTCAGCCGCTGGATCTCACCGGTTCCGAGCCGCTAATCATCCTCAATTGTATGCTCAGGCCGGAGCTTTGCAGGATTCCCGGCGAACTGCCGGGACAGTACTCTGAAGAGGACATGGTTCCATTGCTGAAGCTTCTGGAGTTGAAGCAATGGTTCGGATACAGGGAGAACAACGTGGAGCTGTCCTTTTTACTCCGCCGTATGCAGGGGATACATAACAATGGTTCCGCTGAGGATCAACAGCAGTTATACCCGCTGCTGTTCGAGCTGGCGAAGCTCATTCTGCCCGCTGCCTCCGTTCCCTTCACTCAGCAGCCCCAGATTAACGAAGATCCGCTGCATGATGTCATTCTGTATATGATCAGCAATTTCAGCGAAAAAATCACCCTGAAGGAGATTAGCCGGCAGATTGCGATGAGCTCCCGCCAGTTCCAGCGATTATTCAAAATAAAAACCGGCAGATCCTACATCCAGATGCTCCAGGAAATCCGCATGAAATACAGCTGCATGCTGCTGATGTTCACGAAGCTTGGGATACAGGCTATTGCGCTGGAGGTCGGAATATACGACATGAAATATTTCTACCGGCTGTTCCGCGAGTACAGCGGTATGACTCCTGCCTGTTATCGAAACCGGTTTCATAGTCACTTTTTGTCGGCGAAGGAGATGATGAGCAATGCTGAACATTGTTCCCGTTAA
- a CDS encoding Ger(x)C family spore germination protein gives MYRRRLCLTFLAAALLLTETGCWSSNEIEDLSMYTALTIDAGQPTQTEQTFEKEGGSYLKDNKITVTIEIVPKQSYGNSNKTPDTGAKAPNYVNISETGDSVLEILRQFAIRLDRPVIGHHLKVIVISRQLLQEQRIQDLMDFVLRDNDIRPSCLILMSEGRAADTLKTKFGGEIPAFHLRGMTRNRFRNSRIMKGIITSELDALMHAKKSFLLQNIVEANQEVEFSGGGVIKGDTGRWIGNLEQQDIESIAWIKGDVKGGTLKTYNPDHQTVTYEIKSAKSKISAKVNKDHEPEFHVSIESEGRLIEKWKDPGLPSKKEYLEKMQGIFKERLTEMIQSLMHKMQSEFKVEVAGFGDRLSVEEPQEWKKLKDHWDETFSRTPVTFDIKLTITDYGSFTE, from the coding sequence ATGTATAGACGCAGATTATGTCTTACCTTCTTGGCCGCTGCACTTCTACTGACAGAGACCGGCTGCTGGAGCAGCAATGAGATTGAAGATCTCAGCATGTACACTGCGCTAACTATAGATGCCGGGCAGCCAACCCAGACGGAGCAGACCTTCGAGAAAGAGGGAGGAAGCTATTTAAAAGACAATAAAATTACAGTAACGATTGAGATTGTTCCGAAACAGTCCTATGGGAATTCCAACAAAACACCGGATACCGGCGCCAAAGCGCCTAACTATGTAAATATTTCGGAAACTGGCGATTCAGTGCTGGAAATTTTGCGCCAGTTCGCCATTCGCCTGGATCGTCCGGTGATTGGACATCATCTGAAGGTTATTGTGATTTCCAGGCAGCTGCTGCAGGAGCAGCGAATACAGGATTTGATGGATTTTGTGCTGCGGGATAATGACATTCGCCCCAGCTGCTTAATTTTAATGAGTGAAGGCCGGGCTGCGGATACACTTAAAACGAAATTTGGCGGTGAGATACCGGCTTTTCACCTTAGAGGCATGACGCGGAACCGTTTTAGAAACAGCAGAATTATGAAGGGCATCATAACATCCGAACTTGATGCGCTGATGCATGCCAAAAAAAGCTTTCTATTGCAGAATATCGTTGAAGCGAACCAGGAAGTGGAGTTCTCAGGCGGAGGGGTGATTAAGGGGGACACCGGCAGATGGATCGGAAATCTGGAGCAGCAGGATATTGAGAGCATCGCATGGATAAAGGGGGATGTAAAAGGCGGAACGCTCAAGACCTACAATCCGGATCATCAAACCGTGACCTATGAGATTAAGTCGGCGAAGAGCAAAATATCGGCTAAAGTGAACAAGGATCACGAGCCGGAGTTTCACGTGAGTATTGAATCCGAAGGGCGGTTAATCGAAAAATGGAAAGATCCGGGGCTCCCCTCAAAAAAAGAATATCTTGAAAAAATGCAAGGGATATTCAAAGAGAGGCTCACCGAGATGATTCAATCGCTTATGCATAAAATGCAGTCGGAATTCAAAGTAGAGGTGGCCGGATTCGGGGACCGATTAAGCGTGGAAGAGCCGCAGGAATGGAAGAAGCTGAAGGATCATTGGGATGAAACCTTCAGCCGCACTCCAGTCACCTTTGATATCAAGCTAACCATTACAGATTATGGCTCATTCACGGAATAA
- a CDS encoding acyl carrier protein: MQQKVIEIIAEIKEDPGLLQTLNGASDLTLDAALDSLQIINFILRIEDEFDIEVDFDTFDLEHLKSVDRFAAYVAGLAVR; the protein is encoded by the coding sequence ATGCAGCAGAAAGTCATTGAGATTATCGCTGAAATCAAGGAGGATCCGGGCCTGCTTCAGACGCTGAACGGGGCTTCCGATCTGACTCTGGATGCCGCACTTGATTCGCTGCAAATCATCAACTTTATTCTGAGAATCGAAGATGAATTCGATATTGAAGTAGATTTCGATACCTTTGATCTTGAACATTTGAAATCGGTAGACCGTTTCGCCGCCTATGTCGCCGGGCTTGCCGTGCGATGA